From one Balaenoptera acutorostrata chromosome 6, mBalAcu1.1, whole genome shotgun sequence genomic stretch:
- the R3HCC1 gene encoding R3H and coiled-coil domain-containing protein 1, which yields MTGEEQEDISSGPPESSEEPWREEVILLEKKPPKSEFMFRVALVQSLLGGVPMRLVGGGHLGRRERGGDSGRGRGLGEGSRRGLECAPFDFWESRSCPYWRFFCDAGSAQERSAALGHRTPGEGGASDSCVPEEAGVWVPGRGALERGACLVLLRTLGARRGKPSVGKVSGVGSPESGPRGKAAEQDGKPFMFPRRSLAQTLGPYWARSGVFLDVGRSPGTTDQDLPAPFTGRQCALRGKTIKNTPLPLLPCLLRAAWWRCGSAEARVVLGLLGAQASGNPQSCGGDARGGCGECGGRAWGWVAPLAGSRQASRSPRASRFRAGECRSSRLSRPEAAAREPGNSESERSGGRETPCCPATALPGDPGHVPSPPRSPAPLRSEERPWRRSRVGPGRVLIAAVSVAPQVLPPVTLALLCLDGVFLSSAENDFVHRIQEELDRFLLQKQLSKVLLFPPLSSRLRYLIHRTAENFDLLSSFSVGEGWRRRTVICHLDIRLPGSDGPSGPCRPPASHPSKYRGPRSTSSQGAASGPRGARAGWWHRGRKPDQALYVPRALRRREEWAPLPAPGLQGGAPAGGLPEEPDDIRAGDPTSDQELPVLATQAAEVRKGRSKSEKESLPDPVATESPGPEDHSGTGDRSESATRPGPGLQPDLEDGSGSELERSLATEKEEDEVEEEGPGSCSEEDDYSELLQEIMDNLTEKEIQVEKIHVDTSSFAEELPGEKDFAHVVEIYDFEPALKTEDLLAAFSEFQEKGFKIQWVDDTHALGVFPCLASAAEALTRDFSTLKIRPLTQGTKQSKLKALQRPKLLRLAKERPQTNTAVARRLVARALGLQHRKKERPAVEPPPTLGP from the exons ATGACGGGGGAAGAG CAAGAGGACATTTCTTCTGGTCCTCCGGAGTCCAGCGAGGAGCCATGGCGGGAAGAGGTGATCCTTCTAGAAAAAAAGCCTCCAAAGTCGGAGTTCATGTTCAGAGTCGCTCTTGTCCAGTCTCTACTCGGTGGGGTGCCCATGAGGCTGGTAGGGGGCGGGCACTTGGGGAGGCGGGAAAGGGGCGGGGactcggggagggggcggggactcGGGGAGGGGTCGCGGAGGGGTCTGGAGTGCGCGCCGTTCGACTTCTGGGAGAGCCGCTCCTGTCCCTACTGGCGCTTCTTCTGCGACGCAGGCTCGGCGCAGGAGCGGAGCGCAGCTCTGGGGCACCGGACCCCCGGGGAAGGAGGTGCGAGCGACTCCTGCGTTCCAGAGGAAGCGGGCGTGTGGGTACCCGGCCGCGGGGCTCTGGAGCGGGGCGCGTGTCTCGTTTTGCTGCGAACGCTGGGCGCCAGGCGCGGGAAACCATCGGTCGGAAAAGTCTCCGGAGTCGGGTCTCCGGAGTCGGGTCCTCGGGGGAAGGCGGCCGAGCAAGACGGAAA GCCTTTCATGTTCCCACGTCGGTCCCTGGCGCAGACTCTGGGCCCTTACTGGGCCCGTAGTGGCGTCTTCCTCGACGTTGGGAGGAGTCCGGGAACCACGGACCAAGACCTCCCTGCTCCCTTCACCGG GAGACAGTGTGCTCTCAGGGGCAAAACAATCAAGAACACGCCTCTGCCCTTGCTGCCATGCCTCCTCCGGGCCGCATGGTGGCGCTGCGGCTCCGCCGAGGCCCGGGTGGTTCTCGGGCtcctaggcgcgcaggcttctggGAACCCTCAGAGCTGCGGCGGCGACGCGCGGGGTGGCTGCGGTGAGTGCGGCGGGCGGGCCTGGGGGTGGGTCGCCCCGCTCGCTGGCTCGCGGCAGGCCTCGCGCTCCCCCCGGGCCTCTCGCTTCCGGGCCGGGGAGTGTCGGTCGAGCCGGCTGAGCAGGCCCGAGGCGGCGGCGCGCGAGCCCGGGAACAGCGAAAGCGAGCGCAGCGGGGGCCGGGAGACCCCTTGCTGCCCCGCTACTGCCCTGCCTGGCGACCCTGGCCACGTCCCTTCCCCGCCTCGGAGCCCGGCTCCTCTCCGATCGGAGGAGAGACCTTGGCGTCGGTCGAGGGTGGGCCCGGGGCGCGTTCTGATCGCGGCCGTGTCCGTTGCCCCGCAGGTTCTCCCACCTGTCACCCTGGCCCTTCTCTGCTTGGACGGCGTCTTCCTCTCCTCAGCCGAAAATGACTTCGTGCACCGCATCCAGGAGGAGCTGGACCGCTTCCTGCTGCAGAAGCAGCTGTCAAA GGTCCTTCTCTTCCCCCCACTCTCCAGTCGCCTCCGGTACTTGATCCACAGGACAGCAGAGAATTTTGATCTTTTGAGCAGCTTCTCTGTtggggagggctggaggaggaggacagtCATCTGTCACCTGGACATCAG GTTACCTGGTTCAGATGGGCCCTCTGGCCCCTGCCGCCCTCCTGCTTCCCACCCTAGCAAGTACCGTGGTCCGAGGTCTACCTCAAGCCAGGGAGCTGCTTCTGGTCCCCGAGGAGCGCGGGCCGGCTGGTGGCATCGAGGACGCAAGCCGGACCAGGCTTTGTATGTGCCCCGGGCACTGCGCAGGCGAGAAGAATGGGCGCCCCTCCCGGCCCCAGGGCTTCAGGGAGGTGCTCCAGCTGGCGGGCTCCCAGAAGAGCCCGATGATATCCGTGCTGGGGACCCCACCTCCGATCAGGAACTTCCTGTGTTGGCGACGCAGGCAGCAGAGGTCCGAAAAGGCCGTAGCAAAAGTGAGAAAGAGTCACTGCCAGACCCAGTGGCCACTGAGTCCCCAGGGCCAGAGGATCACTCAGGGACGGGAGACAGGTCGGAGTCAGCCACACGGCCGGGGCCCGGTCTGCAGCCAGACTTGGAAGACGGGAGTGGGAGTGAGCTGGAGAGGAGCCTGGcgacagagaaggaagaggacgAGGTGGAAGAGGAGGGGCCGGGCAGCTGCTCCGAGGAGGACGATTACAGTGAACTGCTGCAGGAG ATAATGGACAACCTGACTGAGAAGGAGATTCAGGTAGAGAAGATCCACGTGGACACATCCTCCTTCGCAGAGGAGCTGCCTGGAGAGAAGGATTTTGCGCACGTGGTGGAGATCTACGACTTTGAGCCGGCGCTCAAGACCGAGGACCTGCTGGCAGCCTTTTCCGAGTTCCA AGAGAAGGGGTTCAAGATCCAGTGGGTGGACGACACGCACGCGCTCGGGGTCTTTCCCTGCCTGGCTTCAG CTGCTGAGGCCCTGACCAGGGACTTCTCCACGCTCAAGATCCGGCCCCTGACGCAGGGAACCAAGCAGTCCAAGCTGAAGGCCCTGCAGAGGCCAA AGCTTCTGCGTCTGGCAAAGGAGAGGCCACAGACAAACACAGCCGTGGCCCGGAGGCTGGTGGCCCGGGCCCTGGGGCTCCAACACAGAAAGAAAGAGCGGCCTGCAGTGGAGCCTCCCCCGACCCTGGGGCCCTGA